A window of Mercenaria mercenaria strain notata chromosome 16, MADL_Memer_1, whole genome shotgun sequence contains these coding sequences:
- the LOC123557391 gene encoding DNA ligase 1-like codes for MNTHKIQFQCGVCEDLYFPARKPCMAHLKEQHSGISFKCTLCKKIFRRNDNPHQCRAKKTDFYMFNQMTGDKGNRAERELEKFLERAEKKWCINLNEKITARKGTRPILPERRKERTRTLSESSSSSSDSSDSEESSEEEMELEKELELSDDEFESFQEESYLKEVKMYELDEYEKKKDEQKRKIDQEKKERIEKERLEREKQKEVERQLKDREDNERKQKEEKERKEKEEKDRKEKEKKENEEKERKEKEKKEREEEERKEKEKKEKEEKERKEKEKEREEKERKDKLEKERKEKEKKEKEEKEKKEKEEKDRKEKERKVHEEKEEKARQEKEKKEKEELQKKKEAEEKQINDKKIRKEKENQKSKNEENERKEKEERERQKNQEEIRREGEKKDKNEKESKKKEEKQKEGENKNKNEKDKESKKKDEKLKECEKKDKNEKDKDSKKKEEKQKEDMKRKTDEHKKTDKDKILKNSYREIEIKEDEEMIDIEKVQEMKENRRNRKRKLVCEKIDKEFLENDGYEYEIITIIKKYKIENRC; via the exons ATGAATACTCATAAGATACAG TTTCAATGCGGCGTGTGCGAAGATCTGTACTTCCCCGCCAGAAAGCCTTGTATGGCCCATCTGAAAGAGCAGCATTCTGGAATTAGTTTTAAATGCACATTATGTAAGAAGATATTTAGGAGAAATGATAACCCGCATCAATGCAGAGCgaagaaaactgatttttatatgtttaatcaAATGACTGGTGATAAGGGCAACAGAGCAGAGAGAGAGTTGGAGAAATTTTTAGAACGGGCAGAAAAGAAGTGGTGTATAAATTTGAATGAGAAGATAACAGCAAGGAAGGGAACAAGACCAATACTACCAGAGAGGAGAAAAGAAAGAACTAGGACTTTGAGTGaaagtagtagcagcagcagtgatAGTAGTGACAGTGAAGAAAGTAGTGAGGAAGAAATGGAGTTAGAGAAAGAGTTAGAGTTAAGTGATGATGAGTTTGAGAGTTTCCAGGAAGAAAGTTATTTAAAAGAAGTGAAAATGTACGAGTTAGATGAATATGAAAAGAAGAAAGatgaacagaaaagaaaaattgatCAAGAAAAGAAGGAAcgaattgaaaaagaaaggttGGAGAGGGAAAAACAAAAGGAGGTTGAAAGACAATTGAAAGATAGAGAAGATAATGAAAGGAAACAGAAGGAAGAAAAAGAAAGGAAGGAAAAGGAGGAAAAAGACAGGAAAGagaaagaaaagaaggaaaatgaggaaaaagaaaggaaagaaaaagaaaagaaggaaagaGAGGAAgaagaaaggaaagaaaaagaaaagaaggaaaaagaggaaaaagaaaggaaagagaAAGAAAAGGAGAGagaggaaaaagaaagaaaagataagCTAGAGAAAGAAAGGAaggaaaaagaaaagaaggaaaaagaggaaaaagaaaaaaaggaaaaagaggaGAAAGATagaaaggaaaaagaaagaaaggtgCATGAGGAAAAAGAAGAGAAGGCGAGACAGGAGAAAGAGAAGAAGGAAAAAGAGGAGTTACAGAAAAAGAAGGAAGCCGAGGAGAAACAAATAAATGACAAGAAAATTAGAAAGGAAAAGGAAAATCAGAAATCAAAGAATGAGGAAAATGAAAGGAAGGAAAAagaggagagagagagacagaAAAATCAGGAAGAAATTAGGAGAGAAGGAGAGAAAaaggacaaaaatgaaaaagaaagtaagaaaaagGAGGAAAAACAAAAAGAGGGGGAAAACAAGAATAAGAATGAGAAAGACAAAGAAAGTAAGAAAAAGGATGAAAAACTAAAAGAGTGTGAAAAGAAGGATAAGAATGAGAAAGACAAAGACAGTAAGAAAAAGGAGGAAAAACAGAAAGAAGATATGAAAAGGAAGACAGATGAACATAAGAAAActgataaagataaaatacttaagAACTCGTATAGAGAAATCGAAATAAAAGAGGATGAAGAGATGATAGACATAGAGAAAGTCcaggaaatgaaagaaaatagaagAAACAGAAAGAGAAAACTAGTATGTGAAAAGATTGACAAAGAATTTCTAGAAAATGATGgatatgaatatgaaattataacaattatcaagaaatataaaatagaaaacagatgTTAA